A single genomic interval of Lathyrus oleraceus cultivar Zhongwan6 chromosome 7, CAAS_Psat_ZW6_1.0, whole genome shotgun sequence harbors:
- the LOC127102342 gene encoding uncharacterized protein LOC127102342, producing the protein MMIEFTALKRISSYIAESKQQLALEGEVKSMDVEASEVSQSIGPGKDFDLMPPDKGQNEEQDQRLDAIYDDDPLGFKKYPLATNIKMLAQDPLKEVDLGEGVIKRPTYISANIHPQLKVEVVQLLREFKDCFAWDYDEMPGLSRELVELKLSIKPGKNPVKQNPRRFAPTILLKIKEEVERLIRCNFICTTRYVEWLANIVQVVKKNGNLRVCIDFRDLNTATPKDEYSMPVAKMIVDSAAGYEYLSMLDGYSGYNQIFIAEEDVSKTAFRCPRALGTYEWVKLYFDGSSHEDGTDVRVVIISPNNILTRFKYKVQGICSNNEAEYEALIAGLEILLEFGKTQVKIMGDSELVIKQITKEDRCIKENLTVYFIIVIRLLKRFEMATIRHIPQLENQVANNLAQIASGYKVSKENFHTVIEVRGKVVVTRLMLLDLEKTKLRYADERNFEILAIDNLIDEDWRKPIVVYMQNPTTSTDRKTRYRALSYVLLGIELFKKSLEGILLKCLSELEAYLALSSVHSGACGAHQVGHKMKWLLFRKGMYWPTMLKDCIEFTKGCQEC; encoded by the exons ATGATGATTGAGTTTACAGCGCTAAAGAGGATTTCATCTTATATAGCCGAAAGCAAGCAACAACTAGCCTTAGAGGGTGAAGTCAAAAGCATGGATGTTGAAGCTAGTGAAGTTTCTCAATCGATAGGTCCTGGGAAGGACTTTGACCTAATGCCACCTGATAAGGGTCAGAATGAAGAGCAAGACCAGAGGCTCGATGCGATCTATGACGATGATCCTTTGGGTTTTAAGAAGTATCCGCTAGCAACAAACATTAAAATGCTGGCTCAGGATCCCCTCAAAGAAGTAGACTTGGGAGAGGGAGTGATAAAAAGGCCAACTTACATTAGTGCCAATATTCATCCTCAACTCAAGGTCGAAGTGGTCCAGTTGCTGAGGGAGTTTAAGGACTGTTTTGCATGGGACTATGATGAAATGCCTGGTTTGAGCAGAGAGTTGGTCGAATTGAAATTGTCGATCAAGCCTGGAAAGAATCCTGTGAAGCAGAACCCAAGGCGATTTGCCCCAACAATACTTttgaagattaaagaagaagtcGAAAGGCTCATTCGCTGCAATTTCATTTGCACgaccaggtatgtcgaatggttagctaaTATTGTGCAAGTTGTAAAAAAGAATGGTAATTTAAGGGTTTGCATTGATTTTAGAGATTTAAATACTGCAAccccaaaagatgaatattcAATGCCAGTAGCAAAAATGATAGTCGATTCCGCTGCAGGCTATGAATATTTAAGTATGCTTGATGGGTATTCTGGgtataatcaaatatttattgCTGAAGAGGATGTCTCGAAAACAGCATTTCGATGCCCTAGAGCCTTAGGCACCTACGAATGGGTG AAGTTGTACTTCGATGGGTCTAGTCACGAAGATGGTACAGACGTAAgggttgtaattatttctcctaataaCATTTTAACAAGATTCAAGTACAAAGTACAAGGTATCTGCTCAAACAatgaggctgaatatgaagcccTCATAGCAGGACTTGAAATATTGTTGGAATTTGGGAAAACTCAAGTCAAAATAATGGGTGACTCAGAGTTGGTCATAAAGCAGATCACAAAGGAAGATAGATGTATTAAGGAGAATTTAACTGTGTACTTCATAATAGTCATTCGACTACTAAAAAGATTTGAAATGGCTACTATTCGACACATACCTCAACTAGAAAATCAAGTGGCTAACAATTTAGCTCAGATTGCATCCGGGTATAAAGTTTCAAAAGAAAATTTTCATACAGTCATTGAAGTCAGAGGAAAGGTCGTGGTAACCAGATTAATGCTCCTAGACTTAGAAAAGACAAAGCTGCGATATGCTGACGAAAGGAATTTTGAAATATTGGCAATAGACAATTTGATAGATGAGGATTGGAGGAAGCCAATAGTGGTGTATATGCAGAATCCAACGACGTCTACTGATCGAAAAACAAGGTATCGAGCATTGAGTTATGTTCTTTTGGGTATAGAGTTGTTTAAAAAGTCTCTTGAGGGAATTTTGCTTAAGTGCCTCAGTGAGTTAGAGGCGTACTTAGCCCTTTCGTCTGTACATAGTGGAGCGTGTGGGGCACACCAAGTTGGtcataagatgaaatggcttttATTTCGCAAAGGGATGTATTGGCCTACTATGTTAAAAGATTGTATTGAATTCACAAAGGGATGCCAAGAATGTTAG
- the LOC127102341 gene encoding uncharacterized protein LOC127102341: MGKTKISLKELASIKRKFTEPIDDYLNRVRLLKARCFTQIPEHELVEMAVGGLDYSIRKKLDTQYLRDMTQLADRVRQLERLKEENARVNKGKRVAYVDFRNDDEGSYHGLSDFDDNEIDLVELKQGPPYACKVLAPSNGKNHVEPEKSDKLPKKTYTLDVTKYDESFDLLVKDGQMIVPPGAKVPPLEQRKKKGFYKYHGFLGRKTSRCFLFRDLVQNAIQEGRLKFGDKTRSQMKIDSDPLQVAKTHYTEPEEVNLIEVAEDFNMTEVTEDFVNGPVMAKVHEYFEKMPLDDFS; this comes from the coding sequence ATGGGAAAAACGAAGATAAGTTTGAAAGAATTGGCTAGTATCAAGCGAAAGTTCACTgagccaattgatgactatctAAATAGGGTTCGGTTGCTCAAAGCTAGGTGTTTTACACAAATACCAGAGCATGAACTAGTCGAAATGGCTGTTGGGGGCCTCGACTATTCGATTAGGAAGAAATTAGATACTCAATACCTGAGGGATATGACCCAATTGGCTGATAGGGTTCGACAATTGGAACGTTTGAAGGAAGAAAATGCTAGGGTAAATAAAGGTAAAAGGGTAGCCTATGTCGATTTCAGGAATGATGATGAAGGTTCCTATCATGGACTTTCAGACTTCGACGATAATGAGATTGACCTTGTTGAATTGAAGCAAGGGCCACCATATGCATGCAAAGTTTTAGCACCTTCGAATGGGAAAAATCATGTTGAACCAGAAAAAAGTGACAAACTTCCTAAGAAAACTTATACGTTAGATGTTACAAAATATGACGAAAGTTTTGACTTGTTAGTCAAAGATGGTCAAATGATAGTACCTCCGGGTGCTAAAGTACCCCCTTTAGAgcaaagaaagaaaaagggttTTTATAAATACCATGGTTTTCTGGGTCGTAAAACGTCTCgatgttttcttttcagggatcttgtgcaAAATGCCATCCAGGAAGGAAGACTCAAGTTCGGAGACAAAACACGAAGCCAGATGAAGATCGACTCCGATCCTCTACAAGTAGCTAAGACCCATTATACTGAACCAGAAGAAGTGAACCTTATTGAAGTCGCTGAAGATTTCAACATGACTGAAGTCACTGAGGACTTTGTGAATGGACCTGTTATGGCGAAGGTTCATGAATACTTTGAGAAAATGCCTCTTGATGATTTCTCTTAA